In Phoenix dactylifera cultivar Barhee BC4 chromosome 1, palm_55x_up_171113_PBpolish2nd_filt_p, whole genome shotgun sequence, the genomic stretch ATCTGACTGTAATAATCATTTTGAAGCCTTTTCCTTATGCAAATCGGGTCAGCTAAAGAGCAAACTTCAAGTTAAGAGCTCTGTCAGTGGATTGAGCAATTTTTTATACTTTTAAACAACAATTCCGAGAAAGATTCATCAAATGCAACTATCTAGTTGATTCTGGCATATGCTTCCATCATTTGTTAGTGCATAGTGATATGTCATCGCTTTGTCGATAGATCATTTCTGCATGCATTTAGTATATGCAATTTAAATGTTTAAGCTCTATGTTATAATTTGTCAAGTGTGGTGGTTATCAAAGATTGCTTGATAATGCACATTTTTCATTCAGCAGTTGTTGCTAATAAAGAGTGGAAACCAAAATCAACACATAGAAATTCTGCTCAAGCATCCGGAACACCTGGTACTTCTGATGTATCTACTGTGGTGGAAGCTGTTTCTGAGTCACTGCCGGTGTTATCAGAAGATACTGCTTTAAAGCTGGAAAAGAAGCTAGATGAACTGCAGTTATTGGACAGACAACATGTCATCATTCCAAACCATCTTCAAGTTCCAGAGTCTGAGAGGCATGGGTTGAGTTTTGGAAGCTTTGAATCCAGTTTTAACCTCAGCATGGGTTCTGCTAACGGTCCTGCAAGTGATAAGAGCACTGCACCACCACTCGAGTCATCTCAAGAGATTAAGGAAAACATTGAGGATCCTTCTTCAAGGTTAGATACATCAGTTGAaatttttttcattaagttcATTACATTAATGCAGTTCTATTCATACCCATATATACTTGCCTACTTATCAAATTTTTCAAAGCCGATGCTTCCAAAAAATGTTTTAAATATCTGTTTGCCTCAttttaattgttgtttaatacTGCATACTggtgctatatatatatttccatgTTGTGGCAGAGACAAAAGTCACTGTGATGTACGGTCTGTCAGCCTTGACCTTTTCTATCTCTGCAGTGTTCTGTCTGTTAGCTAAGATACTTTGCATGATCGCATTCAAATTATTGTAAGATGCTTCTATACAGTCAAATCTGATCTATATTGGTCAGTTTATAAATTCTGTCCCATAAAgctactttctctctctctctctctctctctctctctgatggGTGAGTTGATATTCTCATAAAAAACTATGAATTCTGAACTTTTGTTGATGTGCACTGTTTTATCATCAAGATACTGTACATTCATATAAtgtacttatttttttttaagaaaatgatggataagttcatttttcttttcttgttaggTTTTCTTATTTGTTTCTTTTCCCTCTTGTGAGCGCAGCAGTTGTGATGCATCCCCAACTTCTCAAGAAGTCGACTATCCAGATCATCCCCAGTCACCAATTCAGATGCCAGAAAATTTTTCATGTAGGGAAGCTGACATTCCTTCCAGTGTCCCTGCAGCACCAGAATATGATCAATCCAAAGAAACTGCTGCTTTGGCTCCAGAAGGTCCTCAGTACTCAGTTGTTCATACTGCACCAAGTTATTCAGCATTTGGGTTGGTACCACAAATGCTTGGCAGCCAACTAGTACCATTTGAAAGCTCTGAGTCTCAGGCACGTGATACCACTCACCTCCCAAGCTTTGTGGTATGTTTTCTACTTTCAGGACTATTATGCTTATTTTAAGTTTAAAATTATTCATTGGATTGTAGCTCAAGTGACTGCTGTATTTTATGTTATAACAACATGTAATTTGTACAACGTGTAATCTGTTACTTTGATGGTCATTGCTCCATAGCATAGTTGCTGCTGTAAAGTAATATTGGGTAGTGGCCATAGGATGTGTCTGCAAACAAAAATTCCAGAAATGGGGGCATCTATAGCATCTTGTCTACTATTTTCTCTTCAAGCTGTTCCATTCATTATTGTTAGCTCTGTTTCTGGAccaattaattttattataaatcaGCCCGGATAGGAACTGGGATGGGTATTCCAATTGTATTGTATTGTATTTGGAGTTCATTCTAGGAATATGAAAAACTAATATTCTTTTGTTTAGGTCCAGCAACCTTTCGATCCATCCTCGAGCTACTATACCCAATTTTATCGACCTACTGCTGATGCTGAGGGCCGCTTCTCTCCTTTTCTTGCACCTGGTGCCGCTAAGTATAATGGCAATATTGCAGTCCTACCTGCTCAGACTGGCCAGGCTCCTCAAGAGGTTCACATCAAACTCTGCTTTGTTGAGCTGCTTGTTTAATGGAATAATCAAAACATTCTTCTTTCACATGCTGTCATGATCTTGTTTAATCATAACTAGAATATTTTACCCATCTATTTGGGACTGATTTTAGGACTGCTTTacctccttcctttcttttcaatTTGAAATATATGTTTGCTTGGATCCTGCTAAATTTTTTAGCTTATTGTATCATAAGATTAACTATTAGATTGATTTTTAAGTTTTTAAGTGAAATTTTGTTTTCTACCAAAGGCACTCAATTAAGGCCTTCAATCTTGCTTTGAAATTAAACCTGAAAAAAGGGGCCAACTTATAGagttttgaatttgaagaaattgatagtattttgttttattttgagatGCTGCCTTTCTTTTGTGCTCtgtgattattttttaattacatacTAGCAACATTTTCACCATTTTCTGTTTACCTTCTGGatgaaatttcttattttatgTGCTTCATATACTTGTGTTCTAAATAAAATACTTACATTATTATATATTGCGACTCCAGAGTGGGAACTCTATGGTCTTATCAACAGCTGGGTCTACTTCTCTTGCTACTCAAACTGCTGGGGTTATGCCGAGTTCTGTTGCCGTTCCCCAGCAACCAGTTCCCATTTTCCGGCAGCCTGCTGGTGTACATATATCACATTATCCCCCCAACTATATTCCGTATAGTCAATATTTCTCCCCGTACTATGTACCACCCCCTGCCGTTCACCATTTTCTAAGCAATGCTGCTTTCCCTCAGCAACCTCCAACAGGCAGTGTATATCCTCCTCCTGGTGCTGCAGCAGCTGCCACCCCTGTCAAGTACTCTCTTTCTCAATACAAGCCTGGTACCAACGCCGGTAATTCAGCCCTTGTTGGGATGCCGACTGGCTATGGAACATATAGCTCGAGTCCAGCTGGCTACACTCCTAATCCTGCTGTGGGCAGTGGCAACTCAACTGGCAATGAGGATCTCACGGGATCTCAGTTCAAGGAAAATAATGTGTATATGCCTGGGCAGCAGgtacctttctttccttttactCGAACTTCATGTTTGGCACTTTCTTCACTCTTTTGATGCAAAAACACCATTGTATAGCTGTTATTTTAGATGATCAAAAACCTTAAAAATCTGATTCACTTTCTGGTGCATCCTGGCATGTCCACTGGAGCCATAGTGCTCAGATAAAAATGGTACCTGGGATGCCACCACAGTTCACTCGTGTACCAGGATGTTTCAACTGTGCTGGTTGGTGCCAGTCACGATGGACAGGGGTGGTTGCAGCCTGACACCTGGGAcaatacaacattttttttaaaaaaaatctttccccCCTTTCATTCATGCTATTAATGATTGTCTTGGTTTGTCCCAGCCCATCCGCTATTGTACCGACCAGGACCAAACTGGGATAAGAATTGGTTTCCTTTTATTGTTTACAGAATTGATATGAATACCACCAATATGActcattatttaattttttttttttttttgatattgaaCTTGTTATGTTGTCAATATGTTCCTCACTTTACATATGAGAAGCATGTCTGGTTACGATGCTGTGATTGCTATTTTTCCAATGTTTGGTCATCCTAGATTTATGATCTATTTCTATTAGTTATATTTGATTATTTGCTGTCCAGCAGACCGAAGGTTCAGCTGTCTGGATTCCTGCAGCTGCTGGGCGAGACATTTCCAGTCTTCAAGCCAGTTCATTCTACAGCTTTCCTTCACAGGGACCACACATGACATTCACACCCACACAAGCTGGCCATGGTGCCTTTAGTGGACTTTACCACCCCACCCCAACTGTCGCTGCAGCTGCTGTTCATCCACTACTCCAGCAGTCCCAGACTGTGGCTGGTGCTGTTGAGATGGTGGGCCCACCTTCTGGTGTTTATCAACAGCCACAACGAGCACAGATCAATTGGACTAATACTTATTGAAGAGGGGAAATCAAATCCTTGTTAACGGTAGCCTCTTAAAAAGCAAAGTAGATATTCTGATGCTGTGAAGTTTGGAGGCTACTGTTGGTTTCAGGCAGAACATTTTCACAATTGTGTCATAGTGCAGCCTGATCAAAGAGTgtaaatatatagatatatctACAGGATGGGCAAGCTGCAGGGAAGGCTTCAGGATTCCAGTTTGCTTTGAGAGTTTGAGATTAATTGTGGAGGTTCACCTGTGACTGATACTGACCATTTTTAAGCTAGTAGAGAGGTCTGCGCaggttccttttctttgcttgtttGCTGCTCGTTCTTTATCATTTGCCCTTCTCTCCCTTGATCTTTTTAAATTATTCAGTGGTGAAAGGcgtgattttcttttcttgtatcAATCCCTTCAGATGAGGTTATAGTAATGGGAAAGGTAAGATTTTAAGTTAGTGGGTTTTTCATTCTTTTCACTGCCTTGACTGTAAAGTGAATTTTGATAGTATATGAGGATGTATTGCAACTGTTGTATCTGGCGTAATAGAAGCAGCAGCACATCCCTTTCTGTTTCCTTTCTGTTGCAATTAAATAACTATGCTTGAATATCTCTGCAGAATCCACCACCCTTTATTTTTCTGTGCTCGAGAGCAATATGGAACTTTTTTTCTCACCAATCATTGGGTTCTGTTGGGGCACAAATGGCTCCTGTCtacagttttattttcttttacttaTGGAATTATCTCCCACATAGCAACCTTGCAAGGATATTGCACCTTGTGCCAAGCATATGCATGTGGTGCAAGAATTAGGAGGTTGGCTCAGTTTCTTAGAACTATTTGTTTGGTGGATGGTGGTCTTGCCTGAACAGCTTGTTGCCCTAATGCCCGTTGTTGAATCCATTATGTTGTCTCATTTAATACTGTGATGTGATCTTTTGTCCATGGAATAATATGGGGTTCCGTATGTACCATCCGTGGTATGTCTCAATGAGGCAATATAAACTAGCACAATTGTGACTATCGTGACATGGAGcaatttcttgatcaatcaatgCAGTGCAGTGATGTGCTGAAGATTGTTTCTTATAAATTCATAAATCCTAAAAATTTGGCTGCATGTTTATAATCTATTTTGTTACATGTCTGAACTGTACCTGTACCATGCAAATGTGAAGTTTAAATCTACTTGTTTTCATGCTTTATTCGTGTTGGGAAGATCGAGAAGCATGCCTATGTTGTTGTATTACTAGGAGAATGTGTTGGACTCACCATCTTTTAGCCTGGGTGGTGTGGTCCTCCATGTAGAAAGCTTGTGGGTCACCAAACTTTAGTTATTGGACATTGAAGGGGATCCTTTAGGCATGGTTTTGGTTGCCGGTAGTTGGTCGTCCCTTCCACCTTATAGAGCACACGAGGCCCTAGGAGGTTTACTTGAATTCCCATGGAAATCCGTGGAGGACAGGGTTGTAGAGATTGGGAAGAGAGGGAGCGGTCGTTAGCCATCCCGGCAAACATGGAGGACAGGATTGTAGAGATTGGCGTAGGCGTGGAGAGTGGCTTCTCAGGCACATCCAACGATAGTCCGCTTCCCATTTTTCTTAAGGTGTACCTCTCTCTTCCACactttttttctcttattttctctctttcttctagTATCTTTTTCttactctctctcttttttattgCACTTCATTCTCTTAGAATTTGGGCCCCGCCGTTCCTGTCAAAGGAAGTGGCAGACAAAAGCTAAGAAAGCAGATGCTAGATAGACAAACGTACGTAACATAGCTTTGTCTACATTtcgatatataaataaatctaattATTAATTTGGGACTTGGTATGGTATGACAAGCTGGTATCTAGATGATAGCCTCCAAGGAGGAGTCACAaggaaggaaaattcaaaattctCAAAAGCCATGCCCCTCGGTCCATGTCCGGCTGTCAACTTTTGAAgcgaaattaaaaaattttgtcGCATCATtcgatccaagcaagtaaatcAGTGTTGGATAACATGATATAGAAATTCTAATCTTGCTTTCATGGTTGTTTGCAATTTACCTACATGTATCTGATAATCATCCTAAGCACAGTTATTTAGTCTTTTTCCAACTATTCGAGTCGACTACTTGCAAGTATCTGATACGAGCACATAAAACGAGAGTCGAATTGATCCTTGGTCATCAAAGTAGTTCCATTATTATCTGCTAATCAGGGCAACATATCGAGAATGAGCTAAAATGGTGATAAAAAGGCGTCGCTCGTCGATTGGTAAAAATAAAGCTGACATATGAACAAAGTAACCAATCTATATTGTTCATGGCTTTTGCTAAATTCGTTGATGCAGTTCGAGGATGTGGAATATAAGGTGAGTGGTGCTTCGAGGAACCCTATGAAAGCTGCGATTACCAGTGCAGCCTCAAAGTTGAGGGTGGAGCAAGGGAGTTGCAAGCACATTCTCAAGGGCATATCTGGAAGTGTGGGTCCTGGTGAAATCCTAGCTCTGATGGGGCCTTCCGGCAGTGGCAAGACCACCTTGCTAAAGATACTTGGTGGTAGGTTGGATGGGGATATCCAAGGGAAAATTACTTACAATGATACTCCTTATAGTCCCTCTATCAAGAGAAGGTAAAGCAGATGTTAAACACTAAAAGatttctccctccctctctctctctctctcaccacaCTTGAATTCAGGACGTCACATGCACACAAAACCACATTGATGAGAGAGTGGAACTTTTCCTTGATCAATCAAATAACAAGAGGTTTCATGAGCTCTGTCTGATGCTAAAGCCCTGGACTTCTTCACAGGATTGGATTTGTGACCCAGGATGATGTGCTCTTCCCTCAGCTTACAGTGGAAGAGACCCTTGTCTTCGCTGCCTTCTTAAGGCTTCCTACCAACATGACTAGCCAGCAGAAATACGCCAGGGCAGATGCCATCATAAAGGAACTGGGCTTAGAAAGGTCAGTAATCACCAAGCATCTTGATATGTGCCAATGGCTTGCACTTTAAAAGTCAGTCATAGGAGTAATCTAGATCCTATAACCTTCATATCAGTTACCTATTTAACTCATCTAGCTCCAAGTCTGGCTTTCCAAGTGCATCTGGCCTAGTCTCCAATATTAGCCTTTAATCTTTTGGGATCAattggctagtttttgaaacttGTTCCGACTGTTTCCTTGTTTTTGGTCTCCTGCTCTTTTTCCATCCGTCAGCATGAAACATAGTGACCTTCCTTCTCACAAAAAAGATACGTGGCGAATTCTTAGCTTCACTGCATGCTCAGTGGTTCCCATTTCCCAACAGTCTCTTGTTCTTGGATGCGCGAGTCCAATCTAGTGATTTCTTTTTCAGAGCCTGGTTAGAGCCTGATTTAATTTTACCGATTTTCAGAATGAACTCACACTATATCATGAATATTTCCTGTTTCAGATGCCGTCGCACCAAAGTGGGAGGAGTATTCGTTAAAGGCATCtcagggggagaaagaaaaaggactAGTATAGGCTATGAGATCCTTGTCGATCCCTCATTGTTGTTGCTCGATGAACCCACGTCAGGCCTAGACTCCACCTCTGCAAGCAAGCTCTTGATGGTTCTTCAGAACCTTGCAAAGGTGATAGACTTTCTGTTGCTACCACTAGGTATTGCTCAATGCCAGATTTGAGTATAATTAAGCATTTTAAACTGCCTCCATGTTCGGTCGCAGACAGGAAGGACGATCATCACGACGATCCACCAGCCATCTAGCAGGATGTTCCATATGTTTGACAAGCTTCTGCTGATTTCAGAAGGCTATCCCATATACCATGGGAAGGCTAGGGAGTCCATGCAGTACTTTGCATCCCTGGGGTTTGTTCCTGAAATTGCCATGAACCCAGCTGAGTTTCTGCTAGACTTAGTGACTGGACATGCGAACGACATCAGCATCCCTGAAGATCTACGAGGCTCTCCAAACCCGCAAGAATTTGAGAAGCAAGTGACAGAGGTGGATAAATATCTCCAACAATTACTCATGTCATCAGTTTTCTTACCATCTTTAATTATCTGCATCTTCTAAAGGCAATATATCCTGTGTGTGGACAATTCTGCATCTCTAGTCCATTTTTGAGAAATGATAGTATGTCAAAATTTTAGGAAACTCGAAAGTGTTGGAAGCAAGCATTTCTCTTGTACATTTCTTCGATGAAAATTAAAACTAACCTGGTTTCTCAATCAATTGTCATAGTTTCTGCAACGGAAATATAAGACAGAAGTGGAACCtaaagagaaagaagatcacCATCGAGCGACAAAAGCACCAAAGCACCTTCAAATAGCAATTCAATTAAAGAAGGATTGGACTATGAGCTGGATTGAGCAGTTAATTATACTGTCAAGGAGAACTTTTCGGGAGAGATGCTGCGACTACCTAGACAAGCTAAGGTTAGCACAAGCCATTGGAGTAGCAGTACTCTTAGGCCTTCTCTGGTGGAAATCCAAGATAGGAACTGAAGCTCAGCTAAGAGATCAGGTCACTCTACGACATACAATcaattcttcttttccttcgatAAAATCTCTATCTAGAATTACAATTATATTGTCATTTAATCACTAATTCACAGCCACGCTGTTCAGCAAGCTTAAGTGCACATTGACCTCCTAGTAAATGATGCTCATACTGAGAGAATTTTAAAGGATGCTTGTTTACCTTAATATTTTCATCTGAACTTGCTTCCTTTGAATGTAGGTCGGCCTAATTTTCTACATCTGTATATTTTGGACATCATCATCAATATTTGGATCGGTGTATGTCTTCCCATTGGAGAAGGTGTACTTggtaaaagaaaggaaagcagatATGTATAGACTAAGTGTGTACTACGTATGCAGCAATCTATGTGACATGGCAGCTCACGTATTCTATCCCATCATTTTTATGGTCATACTATACTTCATGGCGGATTTTAGAAGGACGGCTCCTTGCTTTTTCTTGACATTATTTGCAGTTCTATTGATTGTCATCACTAGCCAGGTATTGTTGAGTCTCAAGCCACTTCATCCGATTTTCAAATTATCTTCGGAGTTTGCATCATcaagttttattaaaatgaaagcAAATGACTTAATGCAAGCTTTAATAAATTGCATGGAAAACAGAATTAGGATTCTTATTGTAGAAACTTCTTGAGTTGGGAAATGCATGAAGGGAGGGTTAGAAGTCTTATTGGTCATCATGTGAAATGAAATAGGAACCTCTACATTGGAATATATAAGCTTGATTATGTTCGAGTATTTGGCTCCCAAAGACATGTTTGGGCTTTGGTTTTTGCTTCTCACCCGAACAAAAAGAATCTTGCTTTGAATTTGTTGAAGGCATGCTAGTAACCTTGCAATACGCAAAACCAAAGCTCATTACAGTTCTCTGATGCTAAGATTTGGGAGATGATATCATCAAAGTCTTCTAATAACTTCCCCCATTTCAGGGAGCTGGGGAGCTGTTTGGAGCAGCAATTCTAAGCGTAAAAAGGTCTGGATTGGTGGCATCTTTGGTGCTCATGTTATTTCTCCTCACAGGAGGATATTATGTTCAGGTGCCTAACCTTTTAGTAAACTAGTTGCTAGTATTTTAtccgtttttttttaaaaatattgagaTACCAATCATATGTCCAAGAAAGTAACAATGGGAATAAGTTGCTTCTCTAACTATATTGATGAAATAAGTTGCTTGTTTCACAGCATATACCCAAGTTCATGCAATGGTTGAAGTATATCTCTTTCATGCATTATGGATTTAGACTCTTGTTGAAGGTGCAGTACTCTGGAAATTTGGTGTATGAATGCCAAAGCAAAGGTGGATGCCGAAGCTTGCAGAGCTCACCTTCCTTTGATACGATAGACTTGAATGGCAGATTACACGAAGTATGGATTCTATTACTCATGGCTCTCATTTACCGAATGCTCGCCTATTTCTGCCTCCGAAAAAGAATTAGCATCGCTCCTTTTTGATGTTTAAGAACATGATAAACAAACTTCCGATCATGTACTATTGGAATACTCTCATCATGCAGAAAAAAAATGCTTAGATATGGAAAAAAAAGCATGGGAGTTATTTGTTTTTGTTATGTGAAGCGAACCGTAGTTGGCGTTGTCGCCAAATATTTGAGCCAATttgtattccttttttttcaaaaaaaaaaaattcatctcaACTTTTGCTATGGATTAATTAGGTCCAATATGCAtcagtagttttttttttttttgaaggaagGGGAGGCGAAACTACCTAATTTATCAAAGGGAAATAAATGTACAAGAAGATATAAATAAAagtaaaaggaagaaaaaaaaacatagctTTTTTAGATAGACTACCGTTTGTGCTCACTATATCATCCAATAGGGCAAATTCATCAAACAAAATCATATGAGGATAATACGTGTACAGCCAGAGCTGCAAGAAAGTAGTTGgaggttgtttttttttttagtaaaaatggcattttatatagctctaacATGATGAGTACATACAAAGGAGGAAGAATGTCCCccatggagagagagaaagtcttCCATGAAGAAAGCAATAAACTCAGCAAAGATGCCTCAGAATTGTCTTCAATTTTGACTagccattgaaaaaaaaagaaaacaatggcTATGGAGAGAACAATAAATTCAGAGGTTCACGAATTTTCTTCTATTAACCATTTCAatcatgcaaaaaaaagaaggaagcttTTGTAACAAAGAAATgaataaattcagaaaaaaattGCTGCAGGATATTTTCTTGCAATGCGCCAGATCAAATACACAAAAAGAAGCCATGCTCGCGACTTGCACAGTAATAAATTTATGATGAAAGAAAATAGTTCAAGATTGTTTTTCTACTTACCATCTCAAGAACAcgcgaaaaaaaaatcttgaacaTCAACAACGCAATACTGAATTTATTCGGCAGATAAATTTTTTGGAATATTTTCTTTTGCATTTCCCCATTTCGAGTAGCAAAGAAGACATATTTGCTACAAACATGCAAAAGAAAGGATTCGCCTTCCTTCGCATGAATTCACCGTTTGATCACACAATGGTTGCTTCGAGAGATTCGCACACAGGATGAATGAAAAAGGTTCAGAATACTTTAAGATCTGTGTAGAGGGCGATCCGATGGGCAACATTGCGAAAAAACATCCATCATTTTCTTGCACGAAAGATAGAACCTGAACCTTCTACCCAGATTCGGAGCCTCTCTCGGTAACTTCCTGCTCGTGCTGTGGATCAAGGCTTGTTTTGCTATTAAAAGCCCCAGCTCATCCTTTGTTGCTGCATACGATGGTTACCTATATTACCATGCTATTGGCTGAGCTCTTTGGGATAGCCTCGTGTATACTACCACTACGTTCAGGGCCACCAATATCATATTGGTAAGAGACTTTAGAAATCTCAAGACCTAGTTAGAGCAGGTCATCCCCTTCTCTTGGACATGGAGGATTGGCTCATCCCTTGCAACTAACAATATAGCTGATAAGATGGCGTAACGATGTAGGCCTCATTGTTAAGGATTCCAGTTCACCCATTTCACAATCTTTTGTATATTGATTTTGCTGGCTGCATTTAATTTTAGCcacctcaacaaaagaaaaaaacaatcatTATTACATGACATTTGACAATAAAGACCCTAGATAATATCATGACAACTACCACGATAACAAGATCATCAACCGCTATTCATCAACTTAACACACAAATAATGTGACTAAAACAAGATCAATTAGTGTTCTCTATATCCGCAATCACCTCGATATCGATATATAAAAATCTTTGTGCTATTATCTCAGACTCGATAAAATTTGAGATATCCCAATGCactatgctgatttttttttcatttatttttaaatttttgatataaatttttaatttatacatCTCAAAG encodes the following:
- the LOC103712844 gene encoding GBF-interacting protein 1-like isoform X8, producing the protein MSGGLRVSIPSNVRKTIQNIKEIAGNHSDEEVYAMLKDCSMDPNETAQRLLLQDTFHEVKRKRDKRKENIRDPADSRWRQGVQGRGGRSGRGNYSSRYASDDIVGGRNVTSRKENGVNQGTDSGNKSSSSANPDTENKSSISISSSIPGLANGPSNVDHPISSQGCLSQVSGVSQIASKEESSATENNKSGKTSLISDDVKSGSASGHSVPGSSLSVPSKAVSVSGVYASSSDPVLVPSLDTCNSGEAGTIKRVVGSQRTVVETMNKAVPCDISGLELLSLNGKGSSEISHYSVHGKVQNRSQGSEVNQLSDTSHAASSSLSGHAGSRPSSTYSSRSQQLTGSQKVVANKEWKPKSTHRNSAQASGTPGTSDVSTVVEAVSESLPVLSEDTALKLEKKLDELQLLDRQHVIIPNHLQVPESERHGLSFGSFESSFNLSMGSANGPASDKSTAPPLESSQEIKENIEDPSSSSCDASPTSQEVDYPDHPQSPIQMPENFSCREADIPSSVPAAPEYDQSKETAALAPEGPQYSVVHTAPSYSAFGLVPQMLGSQLVPFESSESQARDTTHLPSFVVQQPFDPSSSYYTQFYRPTADAEGRFSPFLAPGAAKYNGNIAVLPAQTGQAPQESGNSMVLSTAGSTSLATQTAGVMPSSVAVPQQPVPIFRQPAGVHISHYPPNYIPYSQYFSPYYVPPPAVHHFLSNAAFPQQPPTGSVYPPPGAAAAATPVKYSLSQYKPGTNAGNSALVGMPTGYGTYSSSPAGYTPNPAVGSGNSTGNEDLTGSQFKENNVYMPGQQTEGSAVWIPAAAGRDISSLQASSFYSFPSQGPHMTFTPTQAGHGAFSGLYHPTPTVAAAAVHPLLQQSQTVAGAVEMVGPPSGVYQQPQRAQINWTNTY
- the LOC103712844 gene encoding GBF-interacting protein 1-like isoform X2 yields the protein MSGGLRVSIPSNVRKTIQNIKEIAGNHSDEEVYAMLKDCSMDPNETAQRLLLQDTFHEVKRKRDKRKENIRDPADSRWRQGVQGRGGRSGRGNYSSRYASDDIVGGRNVTSRKENGVNQGTDSGNKSSSSANPDTENKSSISISSSIPGLANGPSNVDHPISSQGCLSQVSGVSQIASKEESSATENNKSGKTSLISDDVKSGSASGHSVPGSSLSVPSKAVSVSGVYASSSDPVLVPSLDTCNSGEAGTIKRVVGSQRTVVETMNKAVPCDISGLELLSLNGKGSSEISHYSVHGKVQNRSQGSEVNQLSDTSHAASSSLSGHAGSRPSSTYSSRSQQLTGSQKVVANKEWKPKSTHRNSAQASGTPGTSDVSTVVEAVSESLPVLSEDTALKLEKKLDELQLLDRQHVIIPNHLQVPESERHGLSFGSFESSFNLSMGSANGPASDKSTAPPLESSQEIKENIEDPSSSSCDASPTSQEVDYPDHPQSPIQMPENFSCREADIPSSVPAAPEYDQSKETAALAPEGPQYSVVHTAPSYSAFGLVPQMLGSQLVPFESSESQARDTTHLPSFVVQQPFDPSSSYYTQFYRPTADAEGRFSPFLAPGAAKYNGNIAVLPAQTGQAPQESGNSMVLSTAGSTSLATQTAGVMPSSVAVPQQPVPIFRQPAGVHISHYPPNYIPYSQYFSPYYVPPPAVHHFLSNAAFPQQPPTGSVYPPPGAAAAATPVKYSLSQYKPGTNAGNSALVGMPTGYGTYSSSPAGYTPNPAVGSGNSTGNEDLTGSQFKENNVYMPGQQQTEGSAVWIPAAAGRDISSLQASSFYSFPSQGPHMTFTPTQAGHGAFSGLYHPTPTVAAAAVHPLLQQSQTVAGAVEMVGPPSGVYQQPQRAQINWTNTY